In Aedes albopictus strain Foshan chromosome 3, AalbF5, whole genome shotgun sequence, the following are encoded in one genomic region:
- the LOC115257205 gene encoding adipose-secreted signaling protein yields MEEQHDHHVHFDAAVINDGLHDNSIIYKVAAKGSSIMIHLGFLQTKHRYRIELKMPLVPLLNAGLKIGANSEFVVEESKLPNHNCKLLEFPTKAAVDSEGKENLTAAVEFFAHKEKLVKEHLHVCGKEDHSVKLDLVLIARVLGRGKGTPMLRDGVHLMAVEDDEESELSDWQGFPKKE; encoded by the coding sequence ATGGAGGAACAACACGATCATCACGTTCACTTCGACGCGGCTGTGATAAACGACGGTCTCCATGATAACTCCATTATCTATAAGGTAGCTGCCAAAGGCAGTTCAATCATGATTCATCTAGGTTTCCTACAGACGAAGCATAGATATCGAATTGAATTGAAGATGCCCTTGGTCCCATTATTGAATGCGGGTTTGAAAATTGGCGCAAACTCGGAATTCGTAGTGGAGGAATCAAAGTTGCCAAACCATAACTGCAAGCTGTTGGAGTTTCCCACCAAAGCGGCCGTGGACAGCGAAGGCAAGGAAAACCTAACGGCGGCCGTGGAATTCTTTGCCCATAAGGAGAAACTCGTCAAGGAGCACTTGCACGTTTGCGGAAAGGAGGATCATAGTGTTAAGCTTGACTTGGTGCTGATTGCACGTGTGCTGGGACGAGGAAAGGGAACACCTATGCTGCGGGATGGCGTCCACCTGATGGCAGTCGAGGACGACGAGGAATCAGAACTGTCGGACTGGCAAGGATTCCCTAAGAAGGAGTAG